From the genome of Nitrospiria bacterium:
CATCCATTTCGTCTTTTTTTATTACAGCGTTCATATCCTTGTTCGCAATCATCGACGCGACCGGAAATGTGCCCATGTTCCTTTCGATCACTCCCCACAACACCCCTGTCGAACGCGTGAAAATGGCGGGAAAGGCCGCGGTTTCGGTGTTCATCATCCTGACGGTTTTCGCACTCCTGGGCAATCGGATTTTTCAATTCTTCGGCATCACCATCGACGCTTTCCGCATCGCCGGCGGACTCATCCTGCTGAAGATTTCGCTGGACATGGTGGAGGCTAAAAGTCTCCGGACGCGCCACACACCCGAAGAAGATCAGGAAGGTCTGGCCAAAGAAGACGTCGCGATTATTCCGTTGGCCATGCCGATGCTAAGCGGCCCGGGTGCGATTTCGACCGTCATCGTCCTCACGGCTCAAGCCACCTCCGTTCCTCTGATGGGCGTTCTGCTGGCGGCAGTCGGGTTGAACGCCGGTTTCGTTTATTTGGTTCTGAGGAGCTCGACCCGTGTCGTTGCCCTTTTTAGAGAAACCGGCATGCGGATCTTGACACGGATCCTCGGCATCGTCTTAGC
Proteins encoded in this window:
- a CDS encoding MarC family protein, with the protein product MSSISSFFITAFISLFAIIDATGNVPMFLSITPHNTPVERVKMAGKAAVSVFIILTVFALLGNRIFQFFGITIDAFRIAGGLILLKISLDMVEAKSLRTRHTPEEDQEGLAKEDVAIIPLAMPMLSGPGAISTVIVLTAQATSVPLMGVLLAAVGLNAGFVYLVLRSSTRVVALFRETGMRILTRILGIVLASIAIQFILTGLRSYISAAR